The Lutibacter profundi genome includes a region encoding these proteins:
- a CDS encoding Maf family nucleotide pyrophosphatase encodes MIFNKFKDKHIVLASSSPRRQELFKKLGIDFSIKIKEIEENYPLNLKEEEITNYLAILKAEAFEGEINKNEFVVTSDTIVWYKNSALEKPKNKKQAIEMLQKLSGTHHKVITSVCIKSTEVQKVFFDTTIVYFKQLTSDEISYYVEKYKPFDKAGAYGIQEWIGFIGVTKIEGSYFNVMGLPVHKLYEELLKI; translated from the coding sequence ATGATTTTTAATAAATTTAAAGATAAACACATTGTATTGGCTTCATCTTCACCTAGAAGACAAGAGTTATTTAAAAAATTGGGAATTGATTTTTCAATCAAAATAAAAGAAATTGAAGAAAATTACCCTTTGAACTTAAAAGAAGAAGAAATAACCAATTATTTAGCGATACTCAAAGCCGAAGCTTTCGAAGGTGAAATAAATAAAAATGAATTTGTAGTTACTTCTGATACAATTGTATGGTATAAAAACAGTGCTTTAGAAAAGCCTAAAAACAAAAAACAAGCAATTGAAATGTTGCAAAAATTATCGGGAACTCATCATAAAGTAATTACGTCGGTTTGCATTAAATCAACAGAAGTACAAAAAGTTTTTTTTGATACTACCATTGTTTATTTTAAACAATTAACCAGCGATGAAATTAGTTATTATGTTGAAAAATATAAACCTTTTGATAAAGCAGGTGCTTACGGAATACAAGAATGGATTGGTTTTATTGGTGTTACAAAAATTGAAGGGAGCTATTTTAATGTTATGGGATTACCTGTACATAAATTGTATGAAGAATTGCTAAAAATATAG